One Salvia hispanica cultivar TCC Black 2014 unplaced genomic scaffold, UniMelb_Shisp_WGS_1.0 HiC_scaffold_1416, whole genome shotgun sequence genomic region harbors:
- the LOC125198399 gene encoding carbamoyl-phosphate synthase small chain, chloroplastic-like produces the protein MAMASSQLLYSFASTLQKPSLFTVTCRSTSTENGLVSVERPWKVADARLVLEDGSVWPAKSFGASGTQVGEVVFNTSLTGYQEILTDPSYAGQFVLMTNPHIGNTGVNFDDEESRQCFLAGLVIRSLSISTSNWRCKETLGEYLASRNIMGIYDVDTRAITRRLRQDGSLIGVLSTEESKTEDELLNMSRTWNIVGVDLISGVSCQAPYEWVDKTGSQWEFNSDGRNKETFHVVAYDFGIKSNILRRLASYGCKITVVPSTWPASETLKMNPDGVFLSNGPGDPSAVPYAVETVKEIIGKVPVFGICMGHQLLGQALGGKTFKMKFGHHGGNHPVRNIRNGRVEISAQNHNYAVDPESLPEGVEVTHVNLNDGSCAGLAFPQQKVMSLQYHPEASPGPHDSDPVFGEFVRLMKQEKARA, from the exons ATGGCGATGGCTTCCTCTCAGTTGCTCTACTCCTTCGCATCTACTCTACAAAAGCCTTCCCTCTTCACCGTCACCTGCCGCTCGACTTCCACCGAGAATG GCCTAGTATCGGTGGAGCGCCCGTGGAAGGTGGCAGACGCCAGGCTCGTGCTCGAGGACGGCTCCGTCTGGCCGGCGAAGTCATTTGGCGCCTCTGGAACCCAAGTTGGTGAAGTCGTTTTCAATACATCCCTAACTGG GTACCAGGAGATCCTTACAGATCCTAGCTATGCTGGGCAATTTGTGCTGATGACTAACCCGCATATTGGAAATACTGGTGTTAATTTTG ATGATGAAGAGTCAAGGCAATGCTTCCTAGCAGGACTGGTTATCCGAAGTTTAAGCATTAG CACCTCGAACTGGCGATGCAAGGAAACACTCGGAGAATATTTGGCTTCTAGGAACATTATGGGGATTT ATGATGTTGACACTCGTGCTATCACCCGTAGATTGAGGCAAGATGGCAGCCTTATCGGTGTGTTGAGCACAGAAGAATCTAAAACAGAGGATGAACTGCTTAACATGTCTCGGACTTGGAATATAGTCG GAGTGGATTTGATAAGCGGTGTCTCATGTCAAGCTCCTTATGAATGGGTTGACAAAACTGGCTCGCAATGGGAATTCAATTCCGATGGAAGAAACAAAGAGACGTTTCAT GTTGTTGCATATGATTTTGGCATCAAAAGTAATATACTCCGACGTCTGGCATCCTACGGCTGTAAAATCACAGTGGTTCCTTCAACATGGCCAGCATCCGAGACCCTAAAGATGAACCCAGATGGTGTATTTCTCAGCAATGGTCCAGGAGACCCCTCAGCAGTTCCTTACGCTGTCGAAACTGTCAAGGAAATAATCGGGAAAGTTCCCGTTTTTGGCATCTGTATGGGGCATCAGTTACTTGGTCAAGCACTAGGAGGTAAAACCTTCAAGATGAAGTTCGGTCACCATGGAGGAAATCACCCTGTCAGGAATATTCGAAATGGCCGTGTTGAGATCAGTGCTCAG AATCACAACTACGCTGTTGATCCAGAATCGCTTCCTGAAGGAGTCGAGGTTACTCATGTCAATCTGAACGATGGCAGCTGTGCGGGGCTTGCGTTTCCTCAGCAGAAGGTCATGTCGCTACAGTATCATCCGGAAGCTTCCCCTGGACCTCATGATTCGGATCCTG TATTTGGCGAATTTGTTCGTCTCATGAAGCAAGAAAAGGCGAGAGCCTGA